Below is a window of Culturomica massiliensis DNA.
TCCGGTGGTTTTCTGCCGGACTTCTTTTTGGATTCTGTCAGGAATTCATTAATTTTGAAATAAAGATGAATAAAAACAATAGACGATGGAAGAAAAAAAACAACAATTAGATATTGAACTGAATCATGAAGTTGCTCAGGGAACTTATGCCAATCTGGCGATTATTTCTCACTCTTCTTCAGAATTCATTGTCGATTTTGTACGTATTATGCCCGGTATTCCCAAGGCAGAAGTGAAGAGCCGTATTATTCTGACACCCGAACATGCAAAACGGTTGATGTTTGCATTACAGGATAATATACGCAAATATGAGCAGATTAACGGAAAGATTAATTTGCCCGAAGAAAATCAGAATACTGTATTCCCTTTGAATTTAGAGTCTCAGGGGCAAGCCTGAGACCTTTTTATTTATGTAAGAATTCTACGATTTTTTCTACCATACATTTGGAGCCTGTATAAAAGGGTATGCGTTGGTGGATTGTTTCCGGTACGATATCCAATATACGGCGGTCTCCGTCGGTAGCCAGCCCGCCTGCTTGCTCTGCAATGTAAGCAACCGGGTTGCATTCGTAGAGCAGACGTAATTTGCCCTGTTTGTGCTTATTGGTTTGCGGATAGATAAAGATTCCTCCTTTGAGCAGATTACGATGGAAGTCGGCAACCAGCGAACCGATATAACGCGACGTGAAAGGACGGTCTGTCGTTTCATCCTTTTCCTGGCAATATTTGATGAATTTTTTTACTCCGTCCGGGAAGTTGACGTAATGTCCTTCATTTACGGAATAGATCGTACCATTTTCCGGAGTGCGGATAGCGGGATGTGAAAGACAGAATTCTCCGATAGAAGGGTCCAGTGTAAAACCGTTTACTCCATTCCCGGAAGTATAGACCAACATGGTGGAGGAGCCGTAGATAATATATCCTGCTGCAATTTGCTTGTCCCCTTTCTGTAAGAAATCCTCACTTGTGACATAGCTACCTTTGGGTGAAATTCTTCTGTAGATAGAAAATATGGTCCCGATCGATACGTTGACGTCAATATTGGAGGAGCCGTCCAAAGGGTCCATGCAAAAGATATATTTGGCATTTTGATGCATACCTTCCTTGAAGACGATGATATCCTGTTTCTCTTCGGAGACAACTGCGCAACATTCTCCGCTGGCACGCAATTCGTCGATAAATGTGTTATCAGCATATACATCCAGTTTTTGCTGATCTTCACCTTGGACATTTTCTGCTCCGGCCCGTCCTAAAATGTCGACAAGACCGGCTTTGTTTACTTCTCTGTTTACTTTTTTGGCAGCGATTCCGACGTGGTGTAATAAGCGGGAGAAATCTCCTGTAGCGTCCGGATATTTGGCCTGCTGCTCGACAATAAATTGATTTAATGTTGTAACTTTATGCATAATAGTAGATTAGGTGTATTAGTGGGTGCAAAGATAGAACCTATTTTTGCATTACACAAACGTTTGCAGTGAAATATTCTTTAAAGAACTGAGGCTGAAAAGAAGTAAAGGAAACAATTACGAATCTTGTTTGATATGAGTAATTTTCTTATATTTGTTTAACCCCCTTTGTAAAAATTCTTGGGAAAGTATAGAAAAACAGCCGCAGCACTTCTCTGGGTATATGGATTGTATTTCATATATTGCCTGGCACAGAGTATCCGATTGTGATAGCGGCTGTTTTTCCGGTTTACGTTTCGATCAGATTGAAATGTTGTAAAGCTTGCGCGATGCCGTTATTGTCAACGCCGGTTGTGACATAGTCTGCTATTTGTTTTACTTCATCTGCGGCATTTCCCATAGCGACTCCTATTCCCGCATAACGAAGCATTTCTATATCGTTGCCTCCGTCTCCGAAGGCTATGATTTCTTCCGGAGCTATCCCAAAATATTCCAATATTTTGCTAATTCCGACTCTCTTGCTGGTTTCTGTAGGAATAATGTCTGTAAATAATGGATTCCAGCGTGTAGCCCTGCAATTCGGAAGTAAGGACATAATTTGTTGTTCTTCTTCCTGGCGGAAGAATCCCAGCAACTGGTAAAAAATTTTATCTTCGATTGCTTTTAGCGGGCATATCGGGGGTTCCGGAAAGTTTAATAAACGGAATGTTTCCTGTGTATTGGTGTCCATATAATTGATGGATAAGGTGTTCTCCTGGATGAAAACACAAGGAAATGCTTTGGATGTTTCCAGATAAAGGATAAGGGTATTCATATCGCTTACCGGCAGATGGTGTTTATAAATAATCCGGTTTCCGATCAGGCACAATCCTCCGTTAAGTGTAACATAGCCGTCGAAAGTTTCATTTCCCAGGTTATTCATAGAAAGTTTGTGGCGTCCACTGGCTACGAATACCTTTATGCCCTTTCGCCGTAAACCGGCCAATGCCTGAATGGTAGAAACGGGAATCCGGTGAGTTTTGAAGCTTACCAGAGTCCCGTCTATATCAAAGAATGCTGCTTTGATCATGTGATTTATTTACAATTGTGTAAAATCTCACGGGCGACACTACCTGTTACGTTTTGTGCTTCTCCGAAGGCGACACCTCTTTCATTGAAACGGCGTTCTATTTCCTGGATCGTTTCTTCTCCGATATTTTCTTCACTGAGGTGTGTCGAAAGTCCCAGGCTGCGGAAAAATTCTTCTGTTTTTTCGATGGTGAGATCGATACGTTCATCATCCGAACCCTGGGTGATGCCCCATACACGTTCTCCGTATTGGAGGATTTTACCGTATTTTTGCTTACGTAAGGTGCGGAGTGTACCGTTAAAGACAATAGCCAGTGTTGCTCCGTGGGTCAAGCCGTGAAGAGCTGTCAGTTCGTGACCGATCATGTGGGTAGCCCAATCTTGGGTGACACCCATGGCGATAAAACCGTTCAATCCCATTGTAGCTGATAGCATAAAATCAGCCATCAGATCATAGTTATGCTGGTTCTCCCGGATTCGGGGAGCAATCTCGATCAATGTACTTAGAATTCCTTCCGCCCAACGGTCGATAAGGCGGGATTGTCCGGGAGTGGTGAGGTATTGTTCCATAACATGTACAAATGTGTCCGATAATCCGCAAGCCACCTGATAAGGAGGCAGTGTGAATGTCGTTTCGGGATCTAAAATCGAAAACACCGGATAATTGCCGTAAAATGCATATTTTTCCTGGGTTTCGTGGCGGGAGATGACGGCCCCCTTATTCATTTCCGATCCCGTAGCCGGCAATGTCAGTACGGCTCCCATAGGAACAGTATCGGAATAAGCCCCTTTCCGGACCAGTTCCCAGGCATCTCCGTCATACTTTAATCCGGCAGAGATCAGTTTTGTGCCGTCGAGAACCGAGCCTCCTCCGACAGCCAATAAGAAATCTACTTTTTTCTCTTTACCTAAAATGATGGCTTTACGTAAAGTTTCTATGGCAGGATTGGGTTCTATGCCCCAGAATTCGACGTAATTATGTCCTTTGAGGGCTTGTATTACCTGTTCATAAACTCCGTTCTTCTTTACACTTCCACCTCCGAAAGTGATCATAATACGTTTATCGGTAGGAATTGCCCGGCTCAATTCGGCAATCATTCCTTTACCGAAAATCAACCGTGTAGGATTTTGAAAAATGAAATTGTTCATAGCGCTTTATTTTTTACAAATATAAGATATAATAGGGGGAATATCAAAATAATGACCGGGTTGAAAAAGTATGGTGAACT
It encodes the following:
- a CDS encoding DUF3467 domain-containing protein; this translates as MEEKKQQLDIELNHEVAQGTYANLAIISHSSSEFIVDFVRIMPGIPKAEVKSRIILTPEHAKRLMFALQDNIRKYEQINGKINLPEENQNTVFPLNLESQGQA
- the fbp gene encoding class 1 fructose-bisphosphatase; protein product: MHKVTTLNQFIVEQQAKYPDATGDFSRLLHHVGIAAKKVNREVNKAGLVDILGRAGAENVQGEDQQKLDVYADNTFIDELRASGECCAVVSEEKQDIIVFKEGMHQNAKYIFCMDPLDGSSNIDVNVSIGTIFSIYRRISPKGSYVTSEDFLQKGDKQIAAGYIIYGSSTMLVYTSGNGVNGFTLDPSIGEFCLSHPAIRTPENGTIYSVNEGHYVNFPDGVKKFIKYCQEKDETTDRPFTSRYIGSLVADFHRNLLKGGIFIYPQTNKHKQGKLRLLYECNPVAYIAEQAGGLATDGDRRILDIVPETIHQRIPFYTGSKCMVEKIVEFLHK
- a CDS encoding Cof-type HAD-IIB family hydrolase, which codes for MIKAAFFDIDGTLVSFKTHRIPVSTIQALAGLRRKGIKVFVASGRHKLSMNNLGNETFDGYVTLNGGLCLIGNRIIYKHHLPVSDMNTLILYLETSKAFPCVFIQENTLSINYMDTNTQETFRLLNFPEPPICPLKAIEDKIFYQLLGFFRQEEEQQIMSLLPNCRATRWNPLFTDIIPTETSKRVGISKILEYFGIAPEEIIAFGDGGNDIEMLRYAGIGVAMGNAADEVKQIADYVTTGVDNNGIAQALQHFNLIET
- a CDS encoding iron-containing alcohol dehydrogenase encodes the protein MNNFIFQNPTRLIFGKGMIAELSRAIPTDKRIMITFGGGSVKKNGVYEQVIQALKGHNYVEFWGIEPNPAIETLRKAIILGKEKKVDFLLAVGGGSVLDGTKLISAGLKYDGDAWELVRKGAYSDTVPMGAVLTLPATGSEMNKGAVISRHETQEKYAFYGNYPVFSILDPETTFTLPPYQVACGLSDTFVHVMEQYLTTPGQSRLIDRWAEGILSTLIEIAPRIRENQHNYDLMADFMLSATMGLNGFIAMGVTQDWATHMIGHELTALHGLTHGATLAIVFNGTLRTLRKQKYGKILQYGERVWGITQGSDDERIDLTIEKTEEFFRSLGLSTHLSEENIGEETIQEIERRFNERGVAFGEAQNVTGSVAREILHNCK